In Mastigocladopsis repens PCC 10914, a single window of DNA contains:
- a CDS encoding SDR family oxidoreductase, with translation MILVTGATGQLGTAVVKNLLENTSANRIAAFVRDESKASALVDIRVGSYDDTASLDKAMHGIEKVLLIAGTDEDNRLQQHQNVVDAAKKAGVQCIAYTSRTLKDRNTIANKLMVGHFQTEDYIKASGLNYALFRNVLYMDTIPLFVGERVFDTGIYLPTGHGRVPFALRSEMGEAIAHALLESGCGNRIYKLTGSESYSFDDVAATLSDLSGKEVDYTPAEKSAFEAQMKERGVPETMVERVVGFLTDIKNGQEEEVSPDMENLLGRKPASLKKGLKVLFNL, from the coding sequence AATTGCTGCATTTGTGCGTGACGAAAGCAAAGCATCTGCCTTAGTAGACATACGGGTAGGGAGTTATGATGATACTGCCTCGCTCGACAAGGCAATGCATGGAATCGAAAAGGTCTTACTGATAGCCGGAACGGATGAGGACAACCGCCTTCAGCAACACCAAAATGTAGTGGATGCCGCAAAAAAGGCGGGGGTTCAATGTATTGCCTACACCAGTCGGACTTTGAAAGATAGAAACACTATCGCAAACAAGTTGATGGTGGGACATTTTCAGACAGAAGATTACATCAAAGCGAGTGGGTTGAACTATGCTCTATTTCGCAATGTCTTGTATATGGACACCATTCCGCTGTTTGTGGGAGAAAGAGTTTTTGATACGGGTATTTACTTACCGACCGGTCACGGACGAGTACCCTTTGCCCTGAGAAGCGAAATGGGAGAAGCCATTGCCCATGCACTGTTAGAAAGCGGTTGCGGTAACCGAATCTACAAACTCACAGGAAGTGAGTCATATTCCTTTGACGATGTTGCGGCTACCCTTTCCGACTTATCAGGTAAAGAGGTAGATTATACACCTGCTGAGAAATCAGCATTTGAGGCGCAAATGAAAGAACGTGGCGTACCGGAAACTATGGTTGAGAGGGTCGTGGGTTTTCTAACCGACATCAAGAACGGGCAGGAAGAAGAAGTAAGCCCCGACATGGAAAACCTGCTTGGGCGAAAGCCTGCATCGCTTAAAAAGGGGTTGAAAGTTCTTTTCAATTTATAG